TCCAGATCCGGTCCAGTTCCGCGTACGGGTACGGGAGCCGGGCCCGTACCGCCGCCGTGGCGGACCACAGTTCGGCCTCGCGCAGCAGGTTCTCGCTCGCCCGGTTGCCCTGTTTGGTCCTGGCCTGGCTGGTGAGGGTGGCCCGGTGCAGTTCGAGGTACAGCTCGCCGGTCCACACGGGCGGGTCGGGGTACTCGCTCTCGGCCTTCGTGAAGAACTCGGCGGGCCGCTCCCACCGCACCCGGGCCGATCCCTCCAGGTCGCGCAGGCGTGCCGCCTTGGCGACCATCTCCCGGGTGGTTCCGCCGCCGCCGTCGCCCCAGCCGGTCGGGGCGATCGAGTGCCGGGCGCGGCCCTTCTCCTTGAAGTTCCGGGCGGCGTGGGCGATCTCCTTGCCCTGCATGGAGCAGTTGTAGGTGTCGACGGGCGGGAAGTGGGTGAAGATCCGGGTGCCGTCGATGCCCTCCCAGAGGAAGGTGTGGTGCGGGAAGGTGTTGACCCGGCTCCACGAGATCTTCTGGGTCAGCAGCCACTTGGACCCGGCCGCCTTGATGATCTGCGGCAGCCCGCCGGCGAAGCCGAAGGTGTCGGGCAGCCAGGCCTCCTCGTTCTCGACGCCGAACTCCTCCAGGAAGAACCGCTTCCCGTGGACGAACTGACGGGCCATCGCCTCCGATCCGGGCATGTTGGTGTCGGACTCCACCCACATCCCGCCGGCCGGGACGAACCGCCCCTCCGCGACCGCCTTCTTGACCCGGGCGTAGACCTCGGGCCGGTGCTCCTTGATCCAGGCGTACTGCTGAGCCTGGGACATGGTGTAGACGAAGTCGGGTTCGTCCTCCAGCAGCGCGGTCATGTTGGCGGTGGTCCGGGCGACCTTGCGGACGGTCTCGCGCAGCGGCCACAGCCAGGCGGAGTCGATGTGGGCGTGGCCGACGGCGCTGATCAGGTGCGCGGACGGCTCGGCGGGCGAGGCGAGCACCGCCGCCAGCTCGCGCCGGGCGGCGGCCGCGGTGCCGTTGACGTCCTGCAGGTCGATCGCGTCGAGCGCCCGTTCGACGGCGCGCAGGATCTCCCAGCGGCGGGCGCCCTCCACCGGGAGTTCGGCCATCAGTTCGCCGAGCACCTCCAGGTCGACGACCAGCTGCCACACCGTCTCGTCGAAGACCGCGAGGTCGATGCGCTCCAGCCGGTACTGCGGCCGGTCCCCGGCGGTCTCCTTGTCGCCCAGCTCGGTGGGCAGGAAGGGGTGGTAGTCGAGGATCACGGGGTTGGAGGCGGCCTCGACGTGCAGCAGCACCTCCTCCCCGCCCGCGGCGGGCGCGGCGATCCGCACCCACTGGTTGCGCGGGTTGAGGCCCTTCACCGGGGTGCCGTCGGGCCGGTAGACCAGGCCCTCGCACTGGAAGCCCGGCATGCTGGCGTCGAATCCGAGGTCGATCAGCGCCTCGACGGTCCGGCCCGCCCAGGCGTCGGGGACGGTCCCGGAGACGGTCAGCCAGCTGGTCCCCCAGGGCGCGCCCCACTGCGCGCCGGCCGCGATCGGGGTGCGCGGCGCGGCCAGGCCCTCCGCGACGGGGACCGGCTCGTCGGGGGCCGTCCAGATCGACACCTCCAGCGGGACCGACTCGGGGTACACGGCGGGCCGGATGCGCTCCTCCAGGACGCGGTTGAGCCGGGACTCGACGAGGCTGCGGTCATCGTGCATGCGGGCTGCTCCCAGAGGTGGCGGACGGTCGGCGGACGGTCAGCGGAGCTGGTCGATCGTGACGAGTTCGGTGACACCCCGGGCGGACAGGTGGTCCACGTCCGCGGCGCGCCCGGCGAGGACGGCGGCCGGCCGGGCGCCGGTGGCCGCCAGCCGCATGAACGCCTCGAAGTACGTCCCGCCGGGCGCGCACACCGAGCGTTCGGGGGCGGCGTCCGGCAGGTCGAGAACGAGTCCGGTGGTCCGCACCGGCGGCGGGGTCCAGTCGGCGCGGACCTCCGCGGCCAGCGCGGCGATCACCGCGCCCGCCGGCTTGGTCTCCCGGGCGTTGGTCAGCAGGCCGAGGCCGTACTCGAGTTCGGGGAAGTCGGCGAGGGCGCGGTCGACGTCGTGCGAGCACCACCAGGTGATGCCCCAGAGGTCCGGACAGTCCAGGGCGTTGGCGACGGTGGTCCGGGCGAACGCCGCGGCCCGCCCGGCCGGGATGTGCGGGGCGGGCGCGCCGACCTCCTGGAGCCAGACCGGGCGGTGCGGGTCGTCGGCCCAGGCCTTGGACAGTTCGATCAGGTAGGCGGCGTGCTGCCCGGTGGCGGCGGACTCGGGGCCGTGGCGCTGGGCGGTGCCGTTGAAGACCCAGGAGTGCACGGCGGTGGCCGCGCCGATCCGGGCGGCGTGCGCGGGGGTGAACGGGTGGCCGTCCCGGTACCAGGCGGCGTCGTACGCGGCGTGCAGGTGGAGGCGGCCGGGTGCGCCCTCCTCGCAGGCGGCGAGCATCCGGTGCAGCCAGGCCTCGGCCTGGGCCGGGGTGATCCGGTCGGGGTCGGGGTGCGGGTGGCCGGAGAACTGGTCGATCTCGTTTCCGACGGTCATGCCGATGAAGTTGGGCCGGTCGGCGAGGGCTGCGGCGAGCGTGCGCAGGTAGGCGTGCTGGCCGTCGATCACCTCGGGGTCGGTGAAGAGGTTGCGGCGGTGCCAGGTGGTGGTCCAGGCGGGCAGGAAGTCGAAGCTGGAGAGGTGGCCCTGGAGGCCGTCGACGGCCACGTCC
This genomic window from Streptomyces sp. TLI_235 contains:
- a CDS encoding alpha-mannosidase, whose translation is MHDDRSLVESRLNRVLEERIRPAVYPESVPLEVSIWTAPDEPVPVAEGLAAPRTPIAAGAQWGAPWGTSWLTVSGTVPDAWAGRTVEALIDLGFDASMPGFQCEGLVYRPDGTPVKGLNPRNQWVRIAAPAAGGEEVLLHVEAASNPVILDYHPFLPTELGDKETAGDRPQYRLERIDLAVFDETVWQLVVDLEVLGELMAELPVEGARRWEILRAVERALDAIDLQDVNGTAAAARRELAAVLASPAEPSAHLISAVGHAHIDSAWLWPLRETVRKVARTTANMTALLEDEPDFVYTMSQAQQYAWIKEHRPEVYARVKKAVAEGRFVPAGGMWVESDTNMPGSEAMARQFVHGKRFFLEEFGVENEEAWLPDTFGFAGGLPQIIKAAGSKWLLTQKISWSRVNTFPHHTFLWEGIDGTRIFTHFPPVDTYNCSMQGKEIAHAARNFKEKGRARHSIAPTGWGDGGGGTTREMVAKAARLRDLEGSARVRWERPAEFFTKAESEYPDPPVWTGELYLELHRATLTSQARTKQGNRASENLLREAELWSATAAVRARLPYPYAELDRIWKTVLLHQFHDILPGSSIAWVHREAERTYAAVAEELAAIIDRAQRALAGEGDGTVVFNAAPHERGGVPAGGARAAAPAAGGCTVVARPEGGHLLDNGLLRVAVDARGLVVSVLDLAYGREALAPGAAANLLQIHPDFPTMWDAWDVDSFYRNTVTDLTAVDSVEVTASGPDAVAVRATRTFGSSRAVQTVTLTAGSGRLDLDTEIDWHETEKFLKTAFPLDVRTDRYAAETQFGHLYRPTHTNTSWEAAKFEACNHRFVHLEEPGWGVALVTASTYGHDVTRTVRPEDGGTTTTVRVSLLRAPRFPDPHTDQGLHRFRHALVPGAGVGEAVREGYRIGLPERRVPGSTEVAPLVTLDNDAVVVSAVKLADDRSGDVVVRLYESGGGRARVGVAPGFAYARVERCDLLERPTGEGATELRLRPFELVTLRFAAGGSGGGGGLG